Within Psychrobacter sp. DAB_AL43B, the genomic segment GTGGTGCCATTAACCGGTATTACGATTACCAAACTAGATGGTACTGCTAAAGGCGGTGTGGTCTTTAATATTGCTGAAACGACAGACGTGCCTATCCGTTATATTGGCGTTGGTGAGTCGATTGATGACTTACGTGCCTTTAGTCCAAAACAATTTGTCGCCGCACTTTTCGAGACTGATGATAAAGAATAGCGCTCAACAGTTCGTTTTAGCCAATAAACGAGTTTTGAAAATATAACGATTTGAGAGGAAAAGTCATGATAGTCACCACAGCAGCTTTTGGATCGCACCAGCTAACATTAATTGCTAGTGTCAATGAGCATAGCAGTCCTAAGCTGGTTGAAGTCAATTGGCTGCTGGCAGGTAACTCTTGGCACAGCTCAAAATCTATTCCCAAACTTAAAAAACACTATGGCCTTGTCGATCAGAGCTTCACATTCATAGATAAAGACAGCCTAAGCAAAAGCGAACCAGCTCAAGCTTTACTAATAGATGCTATAGCACAATTAGAGGGGTATTTTAAGGGTGAACGTCAGGGGTTCGATTTACCAATAGATGCAAGCTTGGGAACCAAGTTCCAGCAACGAGTTTGGCAGGCACTACAAGATATTGGTTATGGCGAGACCATCAGTTATGCAACGCTAGCAAAAAATGTAGATAATCCCAAAGGGTTTCGCGCCGTTGCCAATGCCAATGGTAAAAACCCCTTTAGCATTATCGTCCCTTGTCATCGAGTAATAGCTAGCGATGGTAAGCTTGGTGGTTATACAGGCGGCTTAGATAAGAAAGAGTATTTATTGGCCTTGGAAGGGGTGAGATGTAAATCATAATAAAGCCATGTAAAACTGTGCTCTCATGAATTGGAAAAGCCAAACGTTTTTAGCGTTTGGCTTTTTTGTGCTTAGTAATCAATGAAAATTATTGCTCAAGCTGCGCCATAACGTCATCTGAGAAGTTCACATTGCTATAAACCTCTTGTACGTCATCGATATCTTCTAACATATCAATCATTTTCATTACTTTTAAGGCGTCATCAATATTGTCAATCTCGGCACTGGTGGCTGGTGCCATGGTGACTTCAGCATTGTCAGATTCTAAGCCTGCCGTATTTAAGGCATCTTTAACTTGACCGAAATTTTCCCATTCAGTGATGACAAGAAGGCTTTCACCATCATTTTCAATATCAAGCGCGCCAGCATCTAACGCCGCCAGCATGACTTCTTCCTCTAAGCTGATATCGTTAAAAGTGATTTCACCGCGCTTAGTAAATAGATATGCCACTGAGCCTGAGGTACCAAGATTGCCCTCATTTTTGGTAAAAGCATGGCGCACTTCGCTGACCGTTCGGTTGAGGTTGTCAGTCAAGGTTTCGACTAATACTGCAACGCCACCGATACCATAGCCTTCATAGCTCACCTCATCCATATTGTCATTGTCATCGCCGCCTGTGCCGCGAGCCACTGCCCGATTGATGGTATCTCGAGTCATATTGACTGATAGGGCTTTTTCAATAACGGCACGCAAGCGTGGATTTTTATCAGGGTCAGGGTCACCTTGCTTGGCAGCAGAAACAATTTCACGAATAATTTTGGTAAATACTTTGCCTTTTACCGCATCCTGACGGGCTTTACGGTGTTTAATATTTGCCCATTTTGAATGGCCTGCCATATGACATCCTTAAGTGTTACGAGTTATGTATTATACGGATAAAAAATTTATTGGTAAAATTTTTTGTACTTGTTGAGATGTTTTTATTTATGATTGCGCTGTTAATCTAAGGTAATCAATCTGTCAGTAAGTTGACGATTTGTATGTCGTTAATAGCGCTTTTTTGCTACACTGCTACTTTCTATCTACTGACCAACTATCGATTATCACTGTAGCGGTCAATAGCAATAATACTTCCAATATTATAAACCACTTTAGCGCATTTTGACCAACCTTGGCTTATTCATGCCATCCTAAATCGTTCGGTTTTATGCCCATTAATCTTGTGACTTTATTGACCCTATGAAGCAACCAAATACCGAAGCCATTACTCATTTACGTAACCGCATTCATATCATTATCGAAGGCACAGATACTCGTTTGGGTAAGCTGTTTGATATCATATTGCTGATTGCCATTTTAGCCAGTGTAGCCGTAGTGATGCTCGATAGTGTACTCTACATGCGCTTGCAATACGGCACATTGTTTTTTTATGCGGAATGGTTTTTTACTATTTTGTTTACGATTGAGTATAGCCTTAGGTTGTTTTCAGCGCCCAATCGATTCCGTTATGCGTTTAGCTTTTTTGGGGTAGTGGATTTATTGTCGGTACTACCAAGTTACTTAAGCCTACTATTTGGCGGTGTGCAGTATCTATTGGTTATTCGCATACTACGCATCTTACGTGTATTTCGCGTGCTCAAACTCGAAGTATACATGCAACAAGCAGGTTTTTTGGCTTCTGCGCTTAGAACCAGCCAGCAGAAAATTACGGTTTTTTTCTTATCATTGGTCTTATTGGTGACCATTTTTGGCTCGATTATCTACGTCGTAGAAGGGCCGGAGAACGGATTTACCAGTATTCCAGTGTCTATTTATTGGGCAGTTGTGACGGTAACCACAACCGGCTATGGCGATATGTCACCTAAGACGCCAATCGGGCAAGCGATTGCATCTATGGTGATGATAGCGGGTTACTCTATTATTGCCGTACCGACGGGTATTTTCACTGCTGAGCTGGCTCGTAATATGCGTCCGCAGTTGAACCCTATAGCCTGTCCAAACTGTGGTAAATTCGGTCATGCAGTCGGCGCAGATTTTTGTGATCGCTGTGGCCATGCGCTACACGTATAGCAAGCATTAAAATTTATTCTTCAGAGTCTATAATCACCTAGAATTCTATATATTCTTTAACCAGCGGCGATAAATCTATTGTCACCCCTAGGTTAACAAGATTCCAATATTGACCCGAAATCGTACGATCTAGCATCATCGTGGTTGCTGAGGGCTGGAACTGACCAAAATATTTTAGCGATGTGCGCATTTGTGCGATGGCTTCATGATGGGTTTGACTACTAGCAAAATCAAAAGCACCATCTTGATACGGTTTGATAGACATGGGTTTAAGCCCAATCTCTAGCCACTTCTCATAAAACTCGCCAGGCACGATTTTATCATCATCACGGCGAATATCTAAGGCAATTAAGTCCTGCTCAAGTGCGGTCACATCACCTTTTAGGGCATGCTTGGCAAACCGGCGGAATAACTTCACTTCACTATCACTATAGCTGCGAATGCCACCGAAATCGTATGCTACAACACTACCATCAGCCCGAAAAGCAAAATTACCTGGGTGTGGATCACAGTGCATTCGGTATAAGCCAAACAGCTGTCCGGCGCTAAAATGAAACAGTCGCGCTGCGATTTTTTGTTTAATATCATTATCCCATGTCGATGCCACTGTCAGCGTTTCGCCCATCTCTTCAGTCAAGGTCAAAATCCG encodes:
- a CDS encoding methylated-DNA--[protein]-cysteine S-methyltransferase, translated to MIVTTAAFGSHQLTLIASVNEHSSPKLVEVNWLLAGNSWHSSKSIPKLKKHYGLVDQSFTFIDKDSLSKSEPAQALLIDAIAQLEGYFKGERQGFDLPIDASLGTKFQQRVWQALQDIGYGETISYATLAKNVDNPKGFRAVANANGKNPFSIIVPCHRVIASDGKLGGYTGGLDKKEYLLALEGVRCKS
- a CDS encoding YebC/PmpR family DNA-binding transcriptional regulator codes for the protein MAGHSKWANIKHRKARQDAVKGKVFTKIIREIVSAAKQGDPDPDKNPRLRAVIEKALSVNMTRDTINRAVARGTGGDDNDNMDEVSYEGYGIGGVAVLVETLTDNLNRTVSEVRHAFTKNEGNLGTSGSVAYLFTKRGEITFNDISLEEEVMLAALDAGALDIENDGESLLVITEWENFGQVKDALNTAGLESDNAEVTMAPATSAEIDNIDDALKVMKMIDMLEDIDDVQEVYSNVNFSDDVMAQLEQ
- a CDS encoding ion transporter, whose translation is MKQPNTEAITHLRNRIHIIIEGTDTRLGKLFDIILLIAILASVAVVMLDSVLYMRLQYGTLFFYAEWFFTILFTIEYSLRLFSAPNRFRYAFSFFGVVDLLSVLPSYLSLLFGGVQYLLVIRILRILRVFRVLKLEVYMQQAGFLASALRTSQQKITVFFLSLVLLVTIFGSIIYVVEGPENGFTSIPVSIYWAVVTVTTTGYGDMSPKTPIGQAIASMVMIAGYSIIAVPTGIFTAELARNMRPQLNPIACPNCGKFGHAVGADFCDRCGHALHV